Genomic window (Planctomycetia bacterium):
ATGGTGGTTCTCCAATCTCCTGCAAAGAGCGGCCAGGCGAACACCGCCTGACCGTGGGGAACCACCATCTTCTATTTCAACTATCCGGGGGACAATCTCATGCGAGGAGAGAAAGAATATGAGATTGCAGTTACGCTCATCGCTGCAGCCACTGTCCTGTCAGAACCAGCCAGGCTCGACGTTGCACGGAAACATTTGACTAATGCTTGCCTATTTGGCCATCAGGAAGCCCTTACGCTATTGGCGAAACAAAACTCCGAAGAGCGATGAACTAGCGCTGACCATAATTCTGTCCATGGCGAAGCACGATTGACGGCGCCGGAATGGCATGCCACCGGCGAGATCGCCCTCCACCCAATGCACCTTCTGCCCTCCCTCACTCGCAACCGACAATAGATGATTCGGCTAATCGATCGGCAGCACCTCAAGTGACGCAACTGACGGGAGAAGCTTATGGCGGTTTGAGTAGTCGGAGGAGGAGTACGAAGGGGGTGACAAATGGTGCAATTTCGGAAATATCGCTAGTTTTCCTCCGAGAAAGACAACCGCACCACCCTGACGATCTGACTTATGTAACGCCGCTGCTGTTCACGATTGCCTTCGAGTCGCTGCCAGCCGTCAGGGCAGATTTTGCGGCGTTCGTCGTCAGGCAGAAAATCATTCCAGTAATCCAGAATTGCCGCCGGCCCCATTCCCTGTTCGTGCAATTCGAAAAACTTCATGTTGCGCGATCGAACGCCGCCAGGCTTTTGCACCAGCGGAAGGGCCACAAATGATTCTGGCCCTTCAGTTTTGAGCCATTCGTGCGCCACACCGGCATCCAACACACGATGCTGGTGCTCTGTCAGGCCGGTGCAGATTCCCGCGCGGAGTTCCTTTGTCATTTTCACGCTGGCGATGCGTTCCCAATCGCTCGAAAGCGAGGCGATCACGGGCGATGCGCGGCGAATTACTTGCTCCGCGACGAGGTGATAGTTGAGGCCAACGTAGTTGCCGATAACCACAATATCGTCGTGAAGATAGCCGAATTCAAAAAGTTCGCCGTCGGAAGAAGAAACCAATTCCAGGTTTCTCTGAAAAGACTCGATACAGACGTCGATCATTCCGATGCGACTGCCAAGGCTCTTTCCGATTGGAATTCGGAGGAAATCCGCTTCAAGGAACCGCAGAGCCTGCAGGCATTGCTGGGTGCAGAAGCAAAGCCCTGCCTTCTCCAAATCGTCGTCCATGATCCTCATCCTTTGATGCCAGGCGGCCGTCGGCACCGAAAGACGGGATGAGGTCGTCTCGGCGCCGGCAGCCTGAGCGGGAGCTACCCGCTAACCCAGCAATATCGGTTCTACCGTAGAACGGCGAGTTCGCCAACTAGCGCGACCACACTGGATTTCAGGTCCAGTGTGGTCGTGCGCCGAAATGTCGCGGAAACACTCCAAAAGTCTTCCAGTCGCGTCCCAAAAAGTTGCCGAGCGCCGCGACGTCGAAACTGACAAAGTGCCAAACACAAGGCGTTTTTGGCAGCCTAGCTACTCGTTAGTCAGCCTACCTGAGGATTCAAAATCCATTGAGGGCAACCTCGTGTGGGTTCGACTCCCACCTTCGGTATCTCTTTTCTGACAACACGTTACGACGACGTTGGGCTGCGAATAGACCGATGCCTAGATGCGAGACACTCCAATAACACGCACCACGAATGGTCATCCGAACCGCACCGCTGCACGCAGTTCATGAAGACGTAACATACGCTTTTGTGGATGGTGCTTATTTTCGCCTGGCGGTGCAGAACCTGATGGGTGAGTTTTTCCAGCCTCCTCTTGAGGTTGATTTTCAGCGGCTTCGCGGTGCCCTTGGTGCCAAGAGGCTGTTTTATTACGACTGCGTCTACAACAAGCGCCGCCGGAATGAATCAAAACCCCAGGCAAAGCAACGCATCCTCGAGAAGCGTCGGTTCTTAAATGGCTTGCGTTCGTTGGATGGCATACATGTTCGACTTGGCGTAATTGCAGGCGACGGAAAGCGACAACGCCAGAAGGAAGTGGACGTTCGTCTGGCAGTCGACATGCTAGATCACGCGTATCGCGGCACATATCATCGGGCGCTTCTTCTTGCTGGTGATCGAGATTTCAAGCCCGTCGTTGACGCCGTCGTGCAAACAGGCGCGCTCGTTCGCGTAATGGCGGAAAAGAGATCGTTAAACTCAAAGCTGGCATTCGCTGCCGATTCTTTCACACATCTGACGCTCCCTTGGTTGTACAACAGTATGACAAGCGAATTTCAGGTTAAGCAGGAGCTGCCAACGATGTGCTCCGGCGGTAACATTCCGCCAAAAGATGCAGTTGAAGTGAATGCGAGTCGGCCAGGCCTTCGACTCCTACAGTCGCCAAACGCGCTTTTTTGGATCGAGTTACCAAACCACAATTGCTGGGCTTCGTTCGCAGACCGGTCACGACTTGAGGACTTTGCCCGCGTCATGGCCCCGCGCTAGCTGGCAGAAGTGCTGACAAGAGATGGCACGAATAACTCAGCCACGGCCGGCTTCAATTGCCTCACGCGGGTCGCTGGGCCACGCCAAGGCAATACTTGCGCGCGCCGACTCATCGGTTTTGCTTCCAGATCAACCAAGGCTTCCAAGAGTTGTTGATCGTAACCATGAAAGAGTGCGTCGGTCGCCTGCTGCCACGATCGATCTTGGCCAACATTGCTCGTCGACGCTCGGCCAATGGCACTGACACCGCGCGGAACGGAACGTTCCGCTCGTGTCGGCTCGGGCTGCCCGGCGCCGAAGTTGTTGCGGACGGCGTTGAGGTCTTCGATGTCGACGCGATTGTCTCCGTTCGTGTCGCCGAGGACGCCAGGTCCCGATTCGCCGAAGCTGTTCCGCACGTTGTTGAGATCCCACACATCGACGACATTGTTGCCGTCGGTGTCGCCCGGCGGCTCTAACTCGTTCTCAATGTCGATCACCGCCACGAGCGACTGCGAGCTGCCGTCGGTGCTCGTGGCCAGGATGGTGATGGCATGACTCACGGCGATTTCATAGTCCAAATTCGCCGGCCGCTGAAACCACGCCGGTTGATGCGTCGATCGCAAACAGTCCGCCTGCGTCGTCTTCCAGACTGTAAAAAACAGCGTCCGAGCCATCTTCGTCCTCGGCGAAGGCCGTGATGCCCACCGGTGTTCCGGGAGCGCTGTTCTCCGCTACAAGATTGGCGCCGCCGTCTTGATCGACAATTGGCGTGACGTCGAATTCGTCGACGTCTAGCACGTCGATCGTGAATTGCTCCGTACTGAAGCTGCCGTCGGTGCTTTCGCCGCGAACGGTGACTGCGTGGCTGACCGCCGACTCGAAATCCAAACCGCCCGCGACGGTCACCGCGCCTGTGGTCGGGTCGATGGCGAAGAGGCCGCCGGCGTCGTCGGCCAGGCTGTAGCTTACGCTGGCGGAACCGTCTTCGTCCACGGCGAAGGCGACGATGCCGACACTCGTGCCGACCGCGCTATTCTCCAGCACGGCGTTCGCGGCCGCGTCTTGATCGGCAACCAGTCCAACGTCGAATTCGTCGACGTCCAGCACGTCGATCATCCAAGTGGCTACGGTCGAGCTGCCGTCGCTGCTCGTGGATCGGGCGACAATTGTATGGCTCGTGGCCATCTCGTAGTTCAGCGGGCCGGCCAACATCACCACGCCTGTGTCCGCATGAATGGTGAACAGGCCGTCCGCGTCATCATCAAGACTATAGCTCAGCACCGCGGAACCATCCGCGTCGATCGCGAACGCCGTAATGCCGACAGATTGTCCTTCGACACTATCTTCCGCAGCCACATTCGGCGCATCGTCCTGGTCGACCGTGCTGGAGATATCGAATTCGTCGAGATCGCTGACATCGATGCCGAAGCTGGCGGTGGAGGAACTGCCGTCGGTGCTCATGGCGCGGACGACGATGTCGAAGTGCCGGACGCCCTCGTAGTCCACGCTTCCATTGAGCGTGACAATGCCGCTCGTGGCGTCGATGGCAAACAACCCGCCAGCGTCATTGTCCAGAATGTAGACGACGGTATCACTGGCATCCGGCTCAGCCGCAAACGCCGTGATGCCGACCGTGGCGCCGGGCGAAGCGTCTTCGGCCACTACATTGTCAGCGGCGTCGACGTCCATCGGCGTCCCGACCGGCGACCCCGTTGGCGCGATCACGTTCGAGCCCTCTGCCGTCATCGATCCGGCGCGCAGAAACATGAACGAGACGTCGCCCAATTCGGCGGGGTTCACGCCTGGGAATGGATTGCCGATCGAAACGGAATCGTTCCCCGCGAGCGTGGCAATGCGCGGAGGAAGTATGATTTCCGAGAGACTGAAAGGAGTGGGGTTCGCTGTCGAAAGTCCAATCGCGCCTGGCCCGAGTGTGGCCGTCTCGTTGCTCAGGAGATCCCAGTTCTGGAAGTCAGAAGAAAGCCTTCCCTGGGGATCGGCGACGGTGTAGCCAACGAAGGAAATGGGCGCCGCCGTCGTATTGCGGATGTGGAACGCACCGGAATTGTATTCCAGAACCAAATCCTGGCTGATATTGGCAGTGGGGATAGGGTTGCCGCCGACTCGAATCCAAAAATTGTTCTTCAAGTAATTGAAGTCCGTGAGATCGACGTCACAGTCGTCGTCGAAATCGGCCGTGAGAACGGGGAATTCCGGTTCCGTGGACGCTCCAAACTGTGCCCGCATCACGGCGTGGTCGTTGAGATCGACTTGCCCGTCGCCGGTGGCGTCGCCGAAGGAACTCAGGCCGCCGCAAACGAGCAACGCGCGGCGCTCCAGGAGTTCGAGTCCAAGTCGGCGACGTGACGAGCGAGCGCGAAGCGAGCGTGACATGGGGCGAATTCCCGAGCCAAGTGGAGATGGAACAAGTGGCCCGCGACGCACATTGCGCCGCGGGCCGGAGCACCTACGGTCAAGTGAACGATCGCGACTCCGTTAGGCAGCCGGATTCGAGTTCTTGCCACGCCGCCGCCACTTCAGCCCACCAGCGGTCAAGCCGAGGCAAGCCCAAACCGCGATCGAGGCGGGTTCGGGGACGACGTGGTTGTTGGGTTCGGTGAGTTTGAAGTCGAAATTGAAGCTCGCGTCCACGGGTGGGGCTGCGGCGAAAAGCCTTGAAAAGACGTTGAGCTGATATTGTCCGGCCGCAAGTGCACCGCTGGTGTCCGTTGTTCCTGTGCCATAGCGCGCGTCGAGTGGCACGTAGCCGAATCCATCGACGAAACTGTACAAGACGGCCTGAGCATATGATGGTTCAGAGCCTTGAGTGACAAAGAGATCGGAGAAAAAGCTGTAGTTATAGACTTCGTCCAGCGTGAAGTAGAGGATGAGGTTTGAATCAACCCAATGCCCTGTTTCGGTCTTGACGCTCCCGGTTCCAAAGAAGTGGTTTTCTGCCAGATCGATCGTCGAATTTTGACTCGCCTCCATCAGGCCCTCCAAGCCAGCGACGTTGATATAGAACGATGCAGACTCATTAAAGAGCCCGTCGCTTGGTCCGAATGCCAGCCCTGTAGCGTCGGTATAGATGTTGCGACCCACGGTGTCGACCGACACGCCAGCCGGAGCCTTTGAAGGGATCGCCAAGGCGGCGAAAAGTGCGAGTGAGAGCAACTGAACATTGCGCATTTGGTTGTACCTCAAGTTGCGGGAAAAGGAACGAAACAGATTGATTTCAATGCGATCCGCGCGTACCGGTAGCGTGGCTCAAGTTGGGTTGAGTTTGCGAAATGGGTTGGAGTTAGAGTCGCTCGCCGCGCGAAGCGGCGGCTGGGACTAAGTTGTTGTGATTTGTCGGTCTTTCGGACGGAAGATCAATCGACCAGCGAACGAGCGAGCACGTCTCGCCGTCGTCGCAGGTCGTCCAAAGGCTTTTGCCGTCGGGCGCGAACGTCAGGTAACTGACGCCTGGTAACTCATCGATGCGAAACAGCTCCTGTTTCGACATCACCGAAATCAGGCGCACG
Coding sequences:
- a CDS encoding NYN domain-containing protein, which produces MVIRTAPLHAVHEDVTYAFVDGAYFRLAVQNLMGEFFQPPLEVDFQRLRGALGAKRLFYYDCVYNKRRRNESKPQAKQRILEKRRFLNGLRSLDGIHVRLGVIAGDGKRQRQKEVDVRLAVDMLDHAYRGTYHRALLLAGDRDFKPVVDAVVQTGALVRVMAEKRSLNSKLAFAADSFTHLTLPWLYNSMTSEFQVKQELPTMCSGGNIPPKDAVEVNASRPGLRLLQSPNALFWIELPNHNCWASFADRSRLEDFARVMAPR
- a CDS encoding cadherin repeat domain-containing protein gives rise to the protein MSRSLRARSSRRRLGLELLERRALLVCGGLSSFGDATGDGQVDLNDHAVMRAQFGASTEPEFPVLTADFDDDCDVDLTDFNYLKNNFWIRVGGNPIPTANISQDLVLEYNSGAFHIRNTTAAPISFVGYTVADPQGRLSSDFQNWDLLSNETATLGPGAIGLSTANPTPFSLSEIILPPRIATLAGNDSVSIGNPFPGVNPAELGDVSFMFLRAGSMTAEGSNVIAPTGSPVGTPMDVDAADNVVAEDASPGATVGITAFAAEPDASDTVVYILDNDAGGLFAIDATSGIVTLNGSVDYEGVRHFDIVVRAMSTDGSSSTASFGIDVSDLDEFDISSTVDQDDAPNVAAEDSVEGQSVGITAFAIDADGSAVLSYSLDDDADGLFTIHADTGVVMLAGPLNYEMATSHTIVARSTSSDGSSTVATWMIDVLDVDEFDVGLVADQDAAANAVLENSAVGTSVGIVAFAVDEDGSASVSYSLADDAGGLFAIDPTTGAVTVAGGLDFESAVSHAVTVRGESTDGSFSTEQFTIDVLDVDEFDVTPIVDQDGGANLVAENSAPGTPVGITAFAEDEDGSDAVFYSLEDDAGGLFAIDASTGVVSAAGEFGL